The following proteins are encoded in a genomic region of Devosia lucknowensis:
- a CDS encoding organic hydroperoxide resistance protein: protein MSIKSAVYTAHAHTTGGRTGTSKTDDGRLEVTLDTPKAMGGNDGPGTNPEQLFAAGYSACFLGALKAVARGEKVKIPDEATIDASVSFGENANEGAKGFNIAVELKVTLPGFDKAQAEDLVHKAHEVCPYSNATRGNVDVTLTVA from the coding sequence ATGAGCATCAAGTCCGCAGTTTACACCGCCCACGCTCACACCACCGGTGGTCGCACCGGCACCAGCAAGACCGACGATGGCCGCCTTGAAGTCACGCTCGATACCCCCAAGGCAATGGGCGGCAACGATGGCCCCGGCACCAATCCCGAACAGCTCTTTGCTGCCGGCTATTCCGCCTGCTTCCTCGGCGCCCTCAAGGCCGTCGCCCGCGGCGAAAAGGTGAAAATCCCCGACGAAGCCACCATCGACGCTTCCGTCTCCTTCGGCGAGAACGCGAACGAAGGCGCCAAGGGCTTCAACATCGCCGTCGAACTCAAGGTGACCCTGCCCGGCTTCGACAAGGCGCAGGCTGAAGACCTCGTCCACAAGGCCCACGAAGTCTGCCCCTATTCCAATGCCACGCGCGGCAATGTCGATGTGACCCTGACCGTCGCGTAA